GCTCCGAACCCCATCTTGCGGTAGTGGATCAGCGGAAGCTCCTGCGCGCCGATCTTGCCCACCATCCGCTTCTGCCCGTCCACCTTTTCCTCTTCGGCGTCGGGCGTCATCACCACCGAAACCCGCTTGCCCCCACGCTCCACCTCTACCTGCAGGGGCTTGCCCGGGCTGCCGCGGAAGCGCTCCACCGCCTCGTGCCACGCGACGACCCGCTGTCCGCCGATCGCCACGATGCGGTCGTTCGGCTTCAGCCCCGCCTTCGCCGCGGGGCGGTCGGGAAGCACGATGGCGAACACGGGGGGGCTGTAGGGACGCAGCGCGCCCTGTACGCTGTCGCGGCTGGGGCCGGCGGCGGGAAGCTGCAGCGTCACCGGCGCGCCGCCCTGCACCCCCAGCTGCACCGGTCCCGCGGGAAGGTCGGCCAGCCGCTCCTGCATCTGGTTGTAGTCGCCCACCGGCCGGCCGGCGACGGAAACCACCTCAGCGCCGACGGGAATCTGCCGCACCTGCGCCGCGCTGCCGCCCAGCTCGTGCATGGGCGCCAGCCGCCGCGTGCCGATGTACGGCTCGCCCTGGCCCGCGGCCAGCACGATGTTGGCGAGCAGGGCGAAGACCAGGTTCATGATCACCCCGGCCGAGATCACCCAGGTGCGCGCCCAGATGGGCTTGGCGTCGAAGGTCCGCGCCGGGTCCACCGGGGGCGCCTTTTCGCCGCCTTCCAGCACCTCCATCGCCTCGTCGTCCTCCATCCCCGCCATCTTCACGTATCCGCCCAGCGGGATGGCCGAGATCACGAAGTCTGTTTCGCCCCACTTGAAGCCGGTCACGCGCGGCCCCAGCCCCAGCGAAAAGGTGGGCGCGGCGATGTCCACCGACTTGGCGGCGAAGAAGTGCCCCAGCTCGTGGATGAGGATCAGTACGGAAAGAGCGACCAGGGTCGCGACGACAGTCAGCACGGGGCCAGCTGGTTCAGGAAATCGTCCGTGG
The Longimicrobium sp. DNA segment above includes these coding regions:
- the rseP gene encoding RIP metalloprotease RseP, translating into MLTVVATLVALSVLILIHELGHFFAAKSVDIAAPTFSLGLGPRVTGFKWGETDFVISAIPLGGYVKMAGMEDDEAMEVLEGGEKAPPVDPARTFDAKPIWARTWVISAGVIMNLVFALLANIVLAAGQGEPYIGTRRLAPMHELGGSAAQVRQIPVGAEVVSVAGRPVGDYNQMQERLADLPAGPVQLGVQGGAPVTLQLPAAGPSRDSVQGALRPYSPPVFAIVLPDRPAAKAGLKPNDRIVAIGGQRVVAWHEAVERFRGSPGKPLQVEVERGGKRVSVVMTPDAEEEKVDGQKRMVGKIGAQELPLIHYRKMGFGAAIVHGWHQTVAMVELLLTTLRDLVTGALSPRNLGGLLSIGEASGQSAQQGGWSFLEFLALLSVNLAVLNLLPIPILDGGHLMFLLVEAVRGRPLSVEARIRLSHVGLIIVVGLMLWANGNDVVRYMERFFGG